In Camelus ferus isolate YT-003-E chromosome 21, BCGSAC_Cfer_1.0, whole genome shotgun sequence, the DNA window TTACTCCtcttggggaaaataaatatcCAAGGCTCCTGAAAGCTGGTGTTTCAgagactgcattttttttttcctgtgccaCTTCCCAAGCCAAAGGAACCAATGCCCCCAGCCTCAAGGAATATAGCAGTAATTTGAGGTTCTCTCTGATACTAGAGGAGCTgaatttttcttgctttgtgaGGTTTAGCTTCCCTTGCAAATGCCTCTTGAACACATGGTGTTTTCACCTGCTTCCTCTGAACAGAGTCAGCCTTTCAATGCCTTTTAAAGATCACTGTCTGGAAAGTGACTCCTCCTTATTGCTAAGGTCGGACACAGTGAGTGGCTGTTAgcagaactgaatgaaaatggaatgccatgtgtattttccaaaatactattcttttccctctttggtTTCAGTATTTGGTTGTATTGATTCTCATGTTcattaatattatatttcttaatgCTCATCTTGCTCTGTTAATGGATTCAAGGACATGAAATTTAGCTGAGACATTATAATGATCTCCAGGTTTTTTAAACACTATCAGcttgaagaggaaagagaagatgggATAATGTGGGGCTGTGGCAAGTTGCAGGGAGACAGATACTGAGTCAATAGGAAGTCACATTCTCTAAGAACTAAGGCCATTCAAAAATATCTATATGGGCCTATATAATGAGATAGTCTGCACCACTAGAAATGAAAAGAGTGAGATAGATTTATAGTACTGTTATGGAAAGTATTCAAGATACAGTATGACGTGAAAAAAGCTAGTTGTAAATGGGTATGCACAGTCTAATTCCATTTGTGTAAAATTGAAATGATATAGAAATATACACAGTTGTACTTGGGAATTTTCtagacagaaataaacaaattaaaacacacaGACATGAATCATGTTTACCTCTGGACCAGAGAATGCAAggtacagaaagagaaatttaccTTTTCCATTTATACCCTTCTGTATAGAcaggtgttttggtttttttgggttttttggttttttggttttttttttttttttttgccttaagcatttttattatataaaaaagcctagttttacttttttaagtaaacttaggggttttttttttttctttttaaaagaggggATGCTAACTTGTAAGATAATGAATTTCTAATCATTGGAAGCACTGAAGCAGAGTTTGGGGGCTCTTTGTGAGGGGtgctgtgcttttaaaattacctCCTAACACTAAGGTcctgtgattcagttatatttaaaaGGCTTAAAGCTACCAAGCACATGAGTTTTTCCAGCCTGCTTCCAATTGGAAGCAAAGACTTGgataatgaaatgaataaaattaatccCTTGCCTAGGATTGGCTGTCAGGTCTAAGCAGAAAATGATTTCtctagaaggaaatatttttactttttttagtgtGGAGAAATATTTTTGGCTAAAGATCCAGAATCCAGGGAAACAGAAAGCGGTGCAAAGTGTTGCTTTTCGCAGTGACATGGATTCCACAAAGCTCGGCTGCTGTTTTGTTTCAGCTGTCATGATCTTAGGATCCTAGTGTTACCATTCATCAGGTCTTTGCCACCTTGAGGAGTCCTCATTTTCCCGAGAGGgtgatggaggaggagatggaattACAGGAATGCACAAGCACAGCTCaatcttttctcttctctaacctagcttattttttttttcattcccctTAATATAGGGTAGATTGATTTTCCAGTTACATAAGATTTGAATTGTATCTTGTTCAGTAATACATCATGAATCTCAGTTAAACAGGAGTGATTAGACAAGTCTATCACCATATCTCAGAGGAAAAGGGGCACATATTTTGCTCTACattttctctatcttttgaaaatatatttttctgctcTTCAAAATATGCCCTCATTCAACTACTTGCATTCCACTACAGTAGCAGTCAACACTaatcctgtctttatttaaaatttcaatattttgttcatctttgattttagcattaattttttaaaatactgcattaaaattGTATTCCTCTTGATTACAAGATTAGTTTTGGGTGCTTCTTTAAATTTTGCACCCAAGAGCAAGTATCACACTTGCCACGCTCCACTCCTGGCACTGctcagaaagtttttctttttaccagctacaatctttctttaaaaactgaagttaaTTTCCTCCGGATATGGCCCTTGGGTGCTCAAATTTCtgtaaaatgtctgttcagagACTTTTAAGTTGCTTGTACTGTTACATTGTCAACTTTTTCTTCTCCAAGATAAATTAACCCCCGGCTTTCACCTTTTCTTCTCAATCTTCTCTGCAGCCTCATTAGAGAGTTCCATGTGGGAGAAGAATttcacaattttgtttttctgtttagaaaggagtaattaagaagaaaatctgGATTATAGAGagagcataaaaagaaaaatgatgtgaGATTCTTCATTcattactcagaaaaaaatatttttagcattttggtatattttactTCTAGGCTTTTTAAAAGCATGTGCGCTATTGaatgtgtttctttcctttgttaattctttattttttcttttcttttctttttatatttacaaaattacAGTCTATTTGTGTatctctgtatctatctatctatctattgtaTTTTTCTGTCAGCCCAGCCCTTTTTAGAGGTATCATGGCTACATGGTTGCCATCAGATGGAcatgttataatttatttaatcattcctgTATTCATTTATATTGCTTTTGTCCTTCATTAATATAACTAATATCATAAAAACTTCTTATACATATATCCTGATACAtatctttgattatttctttaaaataaataattgggaGTAGAAATATTAAGCCAAGGAGAATGTATGTGCATTGTCACTAATATTTCATATACTTATCTAAACATCCtaaaatttttccagttttcagcagtgttttccagtttttccaaattttccctAATGTAATCTCATTCCCAGAGTGAGGAAAATGCATTAATTATTTGCAgtaagaacaaaacaagaaaagtatATTCTTTCTCATCTGCTTTGTAGTCATGATGCTTCTCAGGCAGGCGTGGTGTAGGACAAACCACAATGgccttaaaattaaaagaatgaatctAGAACTTAATAATTTTGGGAAAATGACCTAACCCTAGATGTCTTTAGGTTCCCCATCTGCAGGATGGAGGTCATTCTGACCTAACATATGGGATTGTTATGCTGTTAAATAATACAGGTTAAAAACTCTTTATAAACTAAAAAGTGCCTAAGGGACTaatattgttgttgttattattattaaatatttttttagtgAGAACTTTTTGATCCCCAGTAACTCCCCAGATAGGGAATAGAGGATGAGACAGGCCAACTGGTTTCCCCAGAGATACCAGTTTATAATTCTAAAGGAATCGGAAAAGAGAGTTGAGAAGTCTAAGGGTAAGTTAAACTACCTGTGAAAATTCACTATCTACGCACGAGCTAGAAAACACACAGTCCACGACAACAACTTAGCAACATGAACGGCACTGTAGAAAGCTTGGATGCATATGTTGTGTTTAGTCCTGAGAAGACTTTGTGAGCAAGAGGAGACTTGAGGTAAGAACTTTGAGGTAAGAACTGAAAAACTAGAGAGAGGAACATGGTTTGTTAAAAACAATGTGCATGTGGGTTGGTCGGGGTGTAGTCAGGTTTGAAGCTACTGAGTGATTTGTGAAAAAGGGTTCAAGAAAGATGCAGACAGTGGAGCAGGGCGTAAGCAAACACCCATGTCTTGTTGGAGCAGAGAGCATTGTCTTGTTCGGCAACCTAGAAGGGAAGACCTTTAAGAAGATGGTAAAATTGTGGTTTAAGCAAAAGGGGAAGAGTTGTGGGCaaagttggcattttttttttaagtaaatgaaaatttgaaactataatctacaagaaacaaaattcttttcaaactTAATTATGCGTGCATTTCCTGCTtctttagcctcagtttcccccaacaTCTATGTTCTAACACACGAGGAAACCTTTTCCAAACTTGaccccacctgccttccttccaccTTATCCCATCTCTCTCTGTTCTTTTGTAGCTTTATGCGTAAGTGTCCATCcatgaatttatttcctttttgtgtttttctctcttccacctGTAGGAGAGCAAGAGTCCCCATTAACCAAGCATCCCTCAGGAGCAAATCCGTATTTCCTTCTCCTGCGGTTCTCCTGCCCAAAGCACAGGGCACTGATGTATTCTGGCTGCTTGGCCTATGTCTCCAGCTTTTTGACCTGCAATTTATCGATGAAGGCAGAGAACCACACAGTAGTGAGTGAATTTGTTTTCCAGGGTTTTTCCAGCTTTCATGAACACAAGCTCACCCTCTTTGTGGTATTTCTTACCTTGTACCTTTTCACCCTGGCTAGCAATGTCACCATTGTGACCACAATCAGCATTGACCGCCGCcttcacacccccatgtacttcttttTCACTGTGCTTTCCACGTCAGAGACCTTGTACACATTGGTCACTGTGCCTCGGGTGCTCTGTAACCTCATAGGCCTGAACCAGCCCATCTCCTTGGCAGGCTGTGCCACCCAGATGTTCTTCTTCATCACTCTGGCCATCAACAACTGCTTCCTGCTCACAGCCATGGGgtatgaccgctacgtggccatctgccaCCCCCTGAGGTACAGGGTCATCATGAACAAGCGAGTGTGTGCCCAGCTGGTGTGGGGGGCCTGCAGCGTTGGCCTGCTCGTGGCTGTCATTCAGATTTCCTCTGTGTTCAGGCTACCCTTTTGTGACAGAGAGGTGGCCCATTATTTCTGTGACATCCGCCCGGTTATGAAGCTCTCCTGTGCTGACACCGCTGTACACGACATAATTAACTTCATCATCAGCTCGCTGGTTATCGTGGTGCCCATGGGTCTGGTCCTCATCTCCTACATCTTCATCATCTCCACCATCTTCAAGATCGCCTCAGCCGAGGGCCGGAAGAAGGCTTTTGCAACGTGCGCCTCCCACCTCACTGTGGTCATCGTCCACTACGGCTGTGCCTCCATCGCCTACCTCAGGCCCAAGTCAGACACATGAGGGATCAGGACCAGCTGATCTCAGTGACTTACACCGttttcactcctctgcttaaTCCTGTGGTGTACACTCTAAGGAACAAGGAGGTCAAGGATGCCCTCCACCGTGTTATTGGCAGGAACTGTCTTGCCTAGCATCTTTGGTGGTTTGGTATGGAGCCCATCATCCTCTGGGTGTTTTTGTAATCAGAAGAAAACTTGATCCTATCATTCTTCTTCTAccctgagagaagaaaaatttagtGGTAAGCCTGCGTTAAAGAATTGAGAGTTTCTTTgacttgaattttgtttttgccATCATTCTCCTATACTGTCTGTTCATCTGAGCGGCTACCCCCAGGGAAGTGGTCCGATGCTGCTCACAAGGTAGAGAGCTGGTTGGGAATAATAAGCAAGAGGGTAGCTGATTGTTTCCACTGTGCTAATGGCAGAAAAGTGGGCTGCATAGCACCTGTTGGAAGTGACGGGTTGAAAGATCAACCTAAATGTCAGGTGGATATTGAGCTCTGAACTTTCAAAGAGAACATGGTTGGTGGACAGGATGTGTCGAAAGCACAGTCAAAACCACCTTTCTTACTTATCATCACTTTCTCCTTTGGGCAGCAACAAGAGTAACGGATTCTGACATTCCAGATGAAATTTTATCAGCTTAAAACATTCTCACCTGCCTTGAAGACCCATGAAATTTTGTTCTTCCCAATTTTGTCAAAGCTCCCATTAGAACTGATTCCTTGGCGAGTTTTGCATATTCACACACTAGTAAGCAACTTGTCACATCCAGCAAGTGAGTTTCACTACGGTTAGGCATGCTTCCTGTGGGGGGAATGCATATGCTATAATGTATTCGTTCACAAGTGTAGGGGTATCTGAAGATCTTTTTAGAAAGTAAATGTATTGGTCCTGCCTCCCAACTAACTCTGACTGTCCCAGATGTGGAAATTAGCCCATGATTTTCATTCAGTCTCCACGTGGAGCCTGAGCTGACATCTGTGTCTTGCCTTGGCCCGCTTCATTTCTACGTTGATGAACTCATTTTCTGTGAACCGTTGGATGCCTGGTTTAAACTCTGAGTTTAAGCCTTTGTCTAAAGAAGAGTCTGGGCGTCTACCAATTCCTACTGTCTTTGCCCCCTGAAGGGGAAAACTGTACTGAGTTGTGAGAAAGTTTTAAGAATTTAGGATTATTTGACCTGGAGTTAAAAAGAGACAGAACTTTCCAAATGTCTTTCCAAATAAAGggctgatgtttaaaaaaaaaaaaaatctatgtctcCCGCCCACCATGCCCCTCCTGCTTAAGAACAGTCCAAGTGTCCCCATAGACGATGCACTGAAAGTGCATGTCAAACAAAGGACTTGGGAATCCCTGAGGGTGGAAGGGCCAAGAAGGGCAATCTTCACGTTTGGGGAGGATCTCCTGAAAGAATCAAAGCTCTgcctccccagagcccctgcctCCAAGACAGCAACCTGGGAGTGTGAAGAGGAGCCTCCGAGGCagttcctctctgcctctgtctgcaaACACCTCTGCATCCTTTCTGGGCTAGGTTCAAGGGGACACTCACACCCCTACTTCTGAGAAGGCCCCACAGAAGAGTCTGTCTTTGGGGGACCTGCCCACAACAGTAGCCCATTCTTGAAGGCCCTCCCAGCAGTCGCGTCATTTTATAGATTGATGGATTTTTGGCACACAGAATCCCCACAGGTCCTCccacatcccctgtccagggctcTGCAAGATTGGCACCCCTGCTGAAAGCTGTGAGTTCCCCTGGGTTCTGATAGATTGATGCTACAGAAAATTCTGGTGCAGTTCGCCCAAGGTGGTTTCATATACAGAGACTGTGTATTAAAGGCTTACTTATCCCTTGTGTCCTTAATGTGGTTTACACCATCTTAACAGAGCCGGAGGAAACTTAAGTCAATGTGTTTCATTTCAAAGAGAATGTGTATTATTAAACAGAAATCATGTCCGCAGAGAGTGAGGCTTAAGCCCACAACTTGGGCTTAACCACCACGTAGCCCTTATCTTTATAAGTCAGGGCCTGCCAACTCAGGACGTTGCCATTGTAACACGAGGCGCACATATCCCTGAGGGGGACCACCCGATCCCACAAGGACACATCCCATATCTCCCCAACAAAGGACTGTTTTGCATCAAAACTTCCCCCAAAGGAATCCTGCTCCTGTCCCAGGATGATGCTTGCCTCTTGCTTCACATAGTACCCTTTCTGCAAACCCTTCCGCCCCATGGGTTTCCCGTTCACCCAGAGTTCAGCAATCCCAGAGGCAGACTCCCAGCTGGCACAGAGATGGACTGGAGCGTAAGGAGACGGGGGGACCTTGAAGGTGACCGCAGCGTTCCCCACGTGCAGCATGTACTCTCCTACTTTGCTG includes these proteins:
- the LOC102520168 gene encoding LOW QUALITY PROTEIN: olfactory receptor 10J1 (The sequence of the model RefSeq protein was modified relative to this genomic sequence to represent the inferred CDS: inserted 1 base in 1 codon): MYSGCLAYVSSFLTCNLSMKAENHTVVSEFVFQGFSSFHEHKLTLFVVFLTLYLFTLASNVTIVTTISIDRRLHTPMYFFFTVLSTSETLYTLVTVPRVLCNLIGLNQPISLAGCATQMFFFITLAINNCFLLTAMGYDRYVAICHPLRYRVIMNKRVCAQLVWGACSVGLLVAVIQISSVFRLPFCDREVAHYFCDIRPVMKLSCADTAVHDIINFIISSLVIVVPMGLVLISYIFIISTIFKIASAEGRKKAFATCASHLTVVIVHYGCASIAYLRPKSDTXRDQDQLISVTYTVFTPLLNPVVYTLRNKEVKDALHRVIGRNCLA
- the LOC102520418 gene encoding mucosal pentraxin, with amino-acid sequence MFTIYSFAFCYWYKGCAPEAQYKKPDSEHLSITTAAASCPLLPPKECTMEKLLPGVLLLVFLSEGMTHSDLGGKAFIFPEESNTAYVSLIPRLKKPLKNFTLCLKAFTDLSRSYSLFSYSTKSRDNELLLFVSKVGEYMLHVGNAAVTFKVPPSPYAPVHLCASWESASGIAELWVNGKPMGRKGLQKGYYVKQEASIILGQEQDSFGGSFDAKQSFVGEIWDVSLWDRVVPLRDMCASCYNGNVLSWQALTYKDKGYVVVKPKLWA